A single genomic interval of Isachenkonia alkalipeptolytica harbors:
- the radA gene encoding DNA repair protein RadA: MAKAKTKFCCTECGYESPKWMGRCPGCQQWNTFEEERVASKKETKRSATTGPSKKPQSITKITSGEYSRYDTKIEELNRVLGGGIVKGSLCLISGEPGIGKSTLILQCSSNMAKAYGKVLYVSGEESEEQIKMRAERLGAMEEDLLIVSETNIGVVEEYVSTYEPKFLIVDSIQTLYREDLTSAPGSVSQVKECVNNLMRIAKTTNIPIFIVAHVTKQGELAGPRVLEHMVDAVLHFEGERTMEFRILRALKNRFGTTSEIGVFEMREEGLIEIFNPSELFLETLNEKNEGAIVVSTVEGTRPLLVEIQALVTENNIGFARRTAVGIDHNRLNLIIAVLEKKLNIPLGNYDVYVNVVGGLKLEGTSYDLGVALSIYSSVKGLELPSRKVMAIGELSLTGEIRPVANAEKMIKEGMKMGFESVMISNRNKKKLNMGSKNLLGVDTLRQAVQDIIR, translated from the coding sequence ATGGCAAAAGCGAAAACGAAATTCTGTTGTACCGAGTGCGGTTACGAAAGTCCTAAGTGGATGGGCCGGTGCCCCGGCTGTCAACAGTGGAACACCTTCGAGGAAGAACGGGTGGCCTCGAAGAAGGAAACCAAGCGGTCCGCTACCACGGGGCCCAGTAAGAAACCCCAAAGCATTACAAAAATCACCTCCGGGGAGTATTCCCGCTACGACACAAAAATAGAAGAGCTTAACCGGGTGCTTGGAGGAGGAATAGTGAAGGGCTCCCTGTGTCTGATCTCCGGGGAACCGGGGATCGGAAAATCCACATTGATTCTTCAGTGTAGCAGCAATATGGCAAAGGCCTATGGAAAAGTCCTCTATGTATCCGGTGAGGAATCCGAGGAGCAGATCAAAATGCGGGCGGAACGTTTAGGAGCCATGGAAGAGGATTTACTGATCGTATCGGAGACCAATATCGGGGTGGTGGAGGAATACGTGAGCACCTACGAACCGAAATTTTTGATAGTGGACTCCATTCAAACCCTCTACCGGGAGGATTTAACTTCGGCCCCCGGCAGCGTATCCCAGGTGAAGGAGTGCGTTAATAACCTGATGCGCATTGCAAAGACCACCAACATTCCCATCTTTATTGTGGCTCATGTAACAAAACAGGGGGAGCTGGCGGGGCCCCGGGTCCTAGAGCATATGGTGGATGCGGTGCTTCACTTTGAAGGGGAACGAACCATGGAATTTCGAATCCTTCGGGCGCTGAAAAACCGCTTCGGAACCACCAGTGAAATCGGGGTTTTCGAAATGCGAGAGGAAGGGCTGATTGAAATCTTCAACCCTTCAGAGCTTTTTCTGGAAACCCTGAATGAAAAAAATGAAGGGGCGATTGTGGTGTCCACTGTGGAGGGGACCCGGCCCTTACTTGTGGAAATTCAAGCCCTGGTGACGGAAAACAACATCGGCTTCGCCCGGCGAACCGCCGTAGGCATTGATCATAATCGGCTGAATTTAATTATCGCGGTTTTGGAAAAGAAACTGAATATCCCCCTGGGGAATTACGATGTTTATGTGAATGTGGTAGGGGGGCTGAAGCTCGAAGGGACCTCCTATGATTTAGGGGTGGCCCTGAGTATTTACAGTAGCGTGAAAGGTCTGGAGCTGCCCTCAAGAAAAGTCATGGCCATCGGAGAGCTCAGCCTAACCGGAGAAATCCGACCGGTGGCTAATGCAGAGAAGATGATTAAGGAAGGGATGAAAATGGGTTTTGAGTCGGTGATGATTTCCAACCGCAACAAAAAGAAACTGAATATGGGCTCGAAAAACCTTCTGGGAGTGGATACCTTGCGGCAGGCGGTGCAGGATATTATTCGTTGA
- a CDS encoding DUF1573 domain-containing protein, with the protein MDKNFSLGEFQALVDEVLIRHKSILDILSKVQESSARVNRAVAKASTSCGCIKICAEKPEVPDDITFSKLKSHMSDHVEGELCTTCEEKIKQEISTNLFYLFALCNTFDFDTEKMTEDYYKQLKLLGKYGLL; encoded by the coding sequence ATGGACAAAAATTTTTCGTTAGGTGAATTCCAAGCCTTAGTGGATGAAGTCTTAATTCGCCATAAAAGCATTCTTGATATTTTAAGCAAAGTCCAGGAAAGCAGCGCAAGGGTAAACCGTGCAGTGGCCAAGGCCAGTACCAGTTGCGGTTGTATAAAAATCTGTGCGGAAAAACCGGAAGTTCCCGATGACATCACTTTTTCAAAACTCAAATCCCACATGTCGGACCACGTCGAGGGAGAACTTTGCACCACCTGTGAAGAGAAGATCAAACAGGAAATTTCAACGAATTTATTCTATCTCTTTGCCCTATGCAACACCTTCGATTTTGACACGGAAAAAATGACGGAGGATTATTACAAACAACTGAAACTTCTCGGAAAGTACGGACTGCTGTAA
- a CDS encoding CarD family transcriptional regulator, with amino-acid sequence MYTIGDKVVYPVHGAGVIEAIEEKEILGELRRYYIMKMPLDDMKVMIPLDGMDQIGIREIINQREVELVFAVLSAQITEMSANWNKRYRANMDRIKTGDVFEVAEVVRNLTLKDREKALSTGERKIMQNAKQVLLSELILATGRSKEDLLTEIEVLIE; translated from the coding sequence ATGTATACTATTGGTGATAAAGTGGTTTATCCTGTTCATGGAGCAGGGGTTATTGAAGCGATTGAAGAAAAGGAAATCCTGGGAGAGTTAAGACGATACTATATTATGAAAATGCCTCTGGATGATATGAAGGTCATGATTCCCCTGGATGGCATGGATCAGATCGGAATTCGTGAAATCATTAATCAACGGGAAGTGGAGTTGGTTTTTGCGGTTTTATCCGCTCAAATCACAGAAATGTCTGCAAACTGGAATAAAAGATACCGGGCGAATATGGATCGAATAAAGACCGGGGATGTTTTCGAAGTGGCGGAAGTGGTGAGGAACTTAACCCTGAAAGACCGGGAGAAAGCCCTGTCCACCGGGGAACGAAAAATCATGCAAAATGCTAAACAAGTTCTGTTAAGTGAACTGATTTTAGCCACGGGAAGAAGCAAGGAGGACTTATTAACAGAAATAGAAGTTCTGATTGAGTGA